A region of the Pseudomonas asiatica genome:
AGCAGCGAACCGGCGACGCTGAAACCGAGGAAGCGCGGGTAGTGCATGTGGGCGATACCGGCGACGAACGGTGCAAAGGTGCGCAGGATGGGCAGGAAGCGCGCCATGGTCACGGTCTTGCCGCCGTGGCGTTCATAGAAGTCGTGGGTACGTTGCAGGTAGTCGCGACGGAAGATCTTCGAGTTGGGGTTGTTGAACAACCGCTCGCCGGCCGTGCGGCCGATCACGTAGTTGGTGCTGTCGCCGAGGATTGCGGCGGCCATCAGCAGGCCGGCCAGCAGCAACGGGTCCATGCCGCCACCGGCGGCCACGGCGCCGGCAATGAACAGCAGCGAATCACCGGGCAGGAAGGGCATGACCACCAGCCCGGTTTCACAGAAGATCACGGTGAAGAGGATGGCGTAGATCCAGGGACCGTAGTTGGTGACCAGCAGATCGAGGTAGGCATCGAGATGCAGGATAAGGTCCAGCGGGTTGAAATCCATGTACAGCACCTGTGTTCTTGGGCGTAGGCTCGGTTACCTGGGGATGGGTAAATTTTCACACATGACAGGTGGGCCATTATACGGCTAAGTCAGGAACATGCCCGGGGAGTTTGTAGCGGGGGGTTACGGCAGGGGGGTATTCCTGTACCGGCCTCTTCGCGGGTAAACCCGCTCCCACAGGTACAGCACCGACTTCAGATGCGCCGCTATGCCTGTGGGAGCGGGTTTACCCGCGAAGAGGCCAGCACAGTCAATCCTGGCTGATCGGCAGGATATAGCTCTTGAACTCGTTATCCTCACGAAACCCGATGGATTCGTAAGTCTTGTGCGCTACCTCATTGTCCGCACTGGTCGACACCCGCATGCGCACGGCGTTGGTTTCCTTGGCCATTTTCTTCGCCTCGCGCATCAGGTGGTCGGCCACCAGCATGCGCCGCGAGTCCTCGGCCACATAGATATCGTTGAGAATCCATACCCGCTTCAACGACAGCGATGAGTAGCTTGGGTACAGCTGGCAGAATCCCAGCAGTTTGCCGTCGTCATCATCGGGTAGCGCCAGGTAGATCACCGACTCATCCCGCTTCAGGCGCTTTTCCAGGAAACTGCGCGAGCTGTCAGGGTAGGGTAGCTGCCCATAGAACTCACGGTATTTGACGAACATCGGCGTGAGCAGGTCGAGGTGTTCCAGGGTTGCCTTGATGATGCGCATGTGCGGCCCTCAGAGTCCATTAGGGGAAACAGCGGATTGCCATCAGCCTTCAAGGGCATGCTGCCCAATGCGCGGTGCAAGTGCAATCCGCCTTCCGTGACATGTTTTTTACCCTTTGCCGAGCAGGAAGTTACCTTTCTGGCCGGTGCTGTGTTCACTCTCCAGGCTATGGACCTCGGCTTCGTCCTTCAGATTCACCCCGGAAAGCTGGCGCCGGCAGGCTTCGCGCATCAAGTACAGCAAGCGGTGCGCCGCCATGCCATAACTCAGGCCCTCCAGGCGGATGTTGGAAATGCAGTTGCGGTAGGCATCGGTCAGGCCGACCTTCGGTGCATAGGTGAAGTACAGGCCAAGGCTGTCGGGCGAGCTGAGCCCCGGGCGTTCGCCGATCAGCATCACCGTCATCCGTGCGCCCAGCAGCTCACCAACCTCGTCGGCCACTGCCACGCGGCCCTGCTGCACCAGCACCACCGGGGCGCTGGTCCAGCCGTCGGCGGCGGCCTGTTCCTCGAAGCGCGCCAGGAACGGCAGGGTGTGGCGGTGCACGGCCAGTGCCGACAGGCCGTCAGCGACGACGATGGCCAGGTCGACCCCGCCGGGGTTGGCCTGGGCGTGCTGGCGCAGCGCGGCAACCGAATCTTCGTTCAGCCGTCGCCCCAGGTCCGGGCGTTGCAGGTACTGGTTGCGGTCGCTGGCGGCGCTGTGCAGCACCAGGCTTTCGCGCCCGCGGTCACTCAGCTGGGTAGCCAGGCCGGCATGGTCGAAGGCCAGGTGCACGGCATCGCGGGCCTGGGCGTGGGCAAACTGGAAGTCCAGCTGCGCACCGGTCGGCAGGCTGGTGCCGGTGCGGCCCAGGGCTATGCGCGCCGGGGTCAGGTTGCGCAGGGCCAGCCAAGGGTTGTCGGGGGTAGGCGTGCGGTGGTCCATGGTCATCCCTATGCAAGCTGTGCCAAGGCCTGGCGGAAGGCCGGCGGCAGGTTGTCACCAAAGCGCACCCGGCCATCGGCCTGGGTGAAGATGCCGGTGCGGGCCAGCCATGCCTCGAACTCCGGCCCGGGCTTCAGGCCCAGGGTCTGGCGCGCGTACAGCGCGTCGTGGAACGAGGTGGTCTGGTAGTTGAGCATGATGTCGTCGGAGCCGGGGATGCCCATGATGAAGTTGATCCCGGCCACACCCAGCAGGGTCAGCAGGGTGTCCATGTCGTCCTGGTCGGCTTCGGCGTGGTTGGTGTAGCAGATGTCGCAACCCATCGGCACTCCCAGCAGCTTGCCGCAGAAGTGGTCTTCGAGGCCGGCGCGGATGATCTGCTTGCCGTTGTACAGGTACTCCGGGCCGATGAAGCCGACCACGGTGTTGACCAGGAATGGCTTGAAGTGGCGGGCCACGGCATAGGCGCGGGTTTCACAGGTCTGCTGGTCGACGCCGTGGTGGGCGTTGGTCGACAGCGCGCTGCCCTGGCCGGTTTCGAAGTACATCAGGTTCTGCCCGAGGGTGCCGCGTTTCAGCGAAAGGCCCGCTTCGTAGCCTTCCTGCAGCACGTTCAGGTTGATGCCGAACCCGGCGTTGGCCGCCTCGGTACCGGCGATGGACTGGAACACCAGGTCCAGTGGCACGCCACGGTTGATCGCCTCGATCGAGGTGGTGACGTGGGTCAGCACGCAGGCCTGGGTGGGGATGTCGTAGCGCTGGATGATGGCGTCGAGCATTTCCAGCAGGGCGCAGATCGAGGCGATGCTGTCGGTGGCCGGGTTGATGCCGATCATGGCGTCGCCGTTACCGTACAGCAGGCCGTCGAGAATGCTGGCGGCGATGCCGGCTGGCTCGTCGGTGGGGTGGTTGGGCTGCAGCCGCGTCGACAGGCGCCCGCGCAGGCCCATGGTGCCACGGAACCGGGTGACCACGCGGATCTTCTGTGCCACCAGCACCAGGTCCTGCACGCGCATGATCTTCGACACCGCGGCGGCCATTTCCGGCGTCAGCCCGGGTGCCAGGTTGCGCAGGCTGTCCTCGTTGGCCTCTTCGCTCAGCAGCCAGTCGCGCAGGCCACCCACGGTCAGGTGGCTGACCGGGGCGAAGGCCTGGGCATCGTGGGTGTCGATGATCAGGCGCGTGACTTCATCATCTTCGTAAGGGATCAGCGCTTCGTTGAGGAAATGCGTCAGCGGGATATTGGCCAAGGCCATCTGCGCGGCGACCCGTTCGCCGTCGTTGCTGGCCGCGACGCCCGCCAGGTAGTCCCCCGAGCGGGCGGGGCTGGCCTTGGCCATCACTTCCTTGAGGCTGTCGAAGCGGTAGACCAGGTGGCCGACCGTGTGTACGAAACTTGCCATACAGACTCTCCAGAGCCGCGGGTTGCCCCGCGGCGGGTGGCGGCGATCAGTGCAAGGCCTCTTCGGCCTTCTGGATCGCGGCGAATTCCTCTTCCGGTGTACCCGCGACCAGGTGGTGGCGGCTGTAGAAAGCAAAGTAGGCAATTAATACCGCATAGATCACTGCGGCGCCAATCACCACCCGTGGGTCGACCAGGAAACCGGCGACCACGGCGATGCAGGCCAGTACCAGTGCCAGGCCCGAGGTGAAGATGCCACCGGGGGTGCGGTATGGGCGCTCCATCTTCGGCCGGCGGATGCGCAGGGTGATGTGCGCGGCCATCATCAGCACGTACGACAGGGTAGCGCCGAACACCGCCACCAGGATCAGCAGGTCACCCTGGCCGGTCAGCGACAGGGCAAAGCCGATGATCCCGGGGATGATCAAGGCCAGTACCGGGGCCTTGCTCTTGTTGGTTTCCGACAGTTTGCGCGGCAGGTAGCCGGCGCGGGACAGGGCGAAGATCTGCCGGGAGTAGGCGTAGATGATCGAGAAGAAGCTGGCGATCAGCCCGGCCAGGCCGACCAGGTTGACGAAGCCGCCCATCCAGGTGCTACCGCCGTAGGCTTTGGACAAGGCTTCTACCAGCGGGTTGCCGGACGCTTTCAGTGCTTCGGAGCCTGCGCCGCCCGGGCCGACCACCAGGATCAGCAGGGCGAAGGCCAGCAACACCAGCATGGCGCCGATCAGGCCGCGTGGCAGGTCACGCTTGGGGTTCTTGGTTTCTTCGGCAGCCAGCGGCACGCCCTCTACGGCGAGGAAGAACCAGATGGCATAGGGGATGGCCGCCCACACGCCGACATAGCCGAACGGCAGGAAGCTGCTGGCGCCCACGGCGTCCGTTTTGGCGATGTCGAACAGGTTGGCTGCATCAAAATGGGGCACCATGCTCACCAGGAACACGGCCAGGGCGATGGCGGCGATGGCGGTGATGATGAACATCAGCTTCAACGCCTCACCCACGCCAAAGATGTGGATGCCGATGAACACGATGTAGAACGCCAGGTAGATCATCCAGCCGCCGATGCCGAACAGTGACTGGCAGTAGGCGCCGATGAACACCGCGATGGCGGCGGGGGCGATGGCGTACTCGATGAGGATCGCCGTCCCGGTGAGGAAGCCGCCCCAGGGGCCGAAGGCACTGCGGGCAAAGCCGTAGCCGCCGCCTGCGGTGGGGATCATCGACGACAGTTCGGCCAGCGAGAAGCACATGCACAGGTACATGGTGGCCATCAGCAGGGTGGCGAGGAACATGCCGCCCCAGCCGCCCTGGGCCAGGCCGAAGTTCCAGCCGGCATAGTCGCCGGAGATGACGTAGGCCACGCCCAGGCCGACCAGCAGGACCCAGCCGGCGGCACCTTTTTTCAGTTCACGTTGCTGGAAGTAGTCCGAGCCGACTTTTTCGAAGTCGACGGAAGAGCCTGCCGGCGAGCCGGCGGAATGATCGCTTGGCATAGATTCACCTGTTGTTTTTCTTGGTGGCCGGACGGGTTCCGGGCCGATGGTGATGGGTACTGCAGGAAGCGAGCCAGAGCGGTTGGTGCACGGTTACCGCTCTGGGTTTTGTATATGCAGGCCTGGCCTCTTCGCGGGCTTGCCCGCTCCCACAGGGACTGCACAAGTTTCAAGACCAGTGCAATACCTGTTGGAGCGGGCGAGCCCGCGAAGGCCGCGACGCGGTTTAGAAGAAGCCCAACGGATTGATGTCGTAGCTCACCAGCAGGTTCTTGGTCTGCTGATAGTGGTCGAGCATCATCTTGTGGGTCTCACGCCCGACCCCCGACTTCTTGTAGCCACCGAACGCGGCATGCGCCGGGTACAGGTGGTAGCAGTTGGTCCACACGCGGCCAGCCTTGATCCCACGGCCCATGCGGTAGGCACGGTTGATGTCGCGGGTCCACACGCCGGCACCCAGGCCGAACTCGGTGTCGTTGGCGATCGCCAGGGCTTCGGCTTCGTCCTTGAAGGTGGTGACGCTGACCACCGGGCCGAAGATTTCTTCCTGGAACACGCGCATCTTGTTGTTGCCCTTGAGCAGGGTCGGCTGGATGTAGTAACCGGTGGCCAGCGAGCCTTCCAGTTTCTCGACCTTGCCGCCGGTCAGCAACTCGGCGCCTTCCTTCTGGGCGATGTCGAGGTACGACAGGATCTTCTCGAACTGCTGTTGCGAGGCCTGGGCGCCGACCATGGTGTCGGTGTCCAGCGGGTCGCCGCGCTTGATCTGCAGCACCTTCTTCATCACCACTTCCATGAACTGCGGATAGATCGACTCCTGTACCAGTGCCCGTGACGGGCAGGTGCATACCTCGCCCTGGTTGAAGAACGCCAGCACCATGCCTTCGGCCGCCTTCTCGATGAAGCTTGGCTCGGCTTGCATGATGTCTTCGAAATACACGTTCGGCGACTTGCCGCCCAGTTCGACGGTGGACGGGATGATGTTCTCGGCGGCGCACTTCATGATGTGCGAGCCGACCGGGGTCGAGCCGGTGAAGGCGATCTTGGCGATGCGCTTGCTGGTGGCCAGTGCTTCACCGGCTTCGCGGCCAAAGCCTTGCACCACGTTGAGCACGCCTTTTGGCAGCAGGTCACCGATCACTTCCAGCAGCACGGTGATGCCCAGCGGGGTCTGTTCGGCCGGCTTGAGCACCACGCAGTTGCCGGCGGCCAGTGCCGGGGCAAGCTTCCAGGCGGCCATCAGGATCGGGAAGTTCCACGGGATGATCTGCCCGACCACGCCCAGCGGCTCGTGGATGTGGTACGCCACGGTGCCTTCGTTGATTTCCGCGGCGCCGCCTTCCTGGGCGCGGATGCAGCCAGCGAAGTAGCGGAAGTGGTCGACCGCCAGCGGAATGTCGGCATTGAGGGTTTCGCGGATCGGCTTGCCGTTGTCCCAGGTTTCGGTGATTGCCAGCAGTTCGAGGTTCTGCTCGATACGGTCGGCGATCTTCAGCAGAACGTTGGAGCGGTCCTGCACTGAGGTGCGGCCCCAGGCGTCGGCCGCAGCGTGGGCGGCATCCAGGGCTTTATCGATGTCTTCGGCAGTGGAGCGAGGGAATTCAGCGATCAGCTTGCCATTCACCGGGGAGGTATTTTCGAAGTACTGCCCCTTTACCGGAGGAACGAACTCACCACCGATGTAGTTGCCGTAGCGGCTCTTGAAGGAAACCTTCGCGCCTTCGGTACCGGGATGTGCGTAACGCATGGTGTGTCTCCTGGCTATTGTGTTTGTTAGGGAGTTGGAAAGCGTAGAGCAAAGGTTGGGCCAGCGTTTCGAGCACCAGGCAAATCAATGACTTGGCTCGGTTCTTTGGGCCTGGCCCACGGTCGCTGTGCCAGCGCCGGTACGCGCGGGGGTGACACTTTGTGCCATTTGCGACACGTAACCGGAGGGTGCATTGCAAAGCCTTCCCGGGTGGAGGATGCTGGCGGGACTCTCTATCTGCGGAGAACTACAACAATGCAGAGCAATCATTTCAGCCGCCATGCCCAGCAAGTCCATACCGTCGCCCATGGTGGGGCCGGGGAGGGCGGCAGTGACCCGTCCATCGCCCGCTCCTGGCTGCGCTGCCTGGAGGACTACCACCTCGACCCGTCGGTGATCGAGGCTCCGGTGGTGCTCGAGCATGGGCGCCTGCTGGAAAGCCGCGAGCGCCTGCGCCAGGTGCTGCAGATTGCCGACCATGAAATGAACAGCCTGCACCAGCAGCTTTCCGGGGCCGGCCATGCAGTGCTGCTGACCGATGCCCGTGGGGTGATCCTGAATTGTGTCAGCGCGCCGACCGAGCGGCGCAGCTTCGAGCGCGCCGGCCTGTGGCTGGGCGCTGACTGGAGCGAGGCGCGCGAGGGCACCAACGGCATCGGCACCTGCCTGGTCGAGCGCCAGGCGCTGACCATCCATCAGAACGAGCACTTCCGTGGCCGCCACACCGGCCTGACCTGCTCCGCCAGCCCGGTGTTCGACCCGCATGGCGAGCTGCTGGCAGTGCTGGATGTGTCTTCGGCGCGGCCCGACGTTTCCCGCCAGAGCCAGTTCCACACCATGGCCCTGGTCAACCTGTCGGCGAAGATGATCGAAAGCTGCTACTTCCTGCGCCATTTCGAACAGCAATGGCTGCTGCGTTTTCACCTGCAGGCCGAGTCGGTCGGCCTGTTCAGCGAAGGCCTGCTGGCGTTCGACGGTGACGGGCGCATCTGCGCCGTCAACCAGAGCGCGCTTAACCTGCTGGGCACGGTGCGTGGTGGCGTGCTGGGCAAACCGCTGGAACGCTTTTTCGCTTGCAGCCACGACGAACTGTTCAGTCGCGCCACGCCCGGTGGCAGCACGGCCTGGCCGCTGCATACCCTGGACGGGCGCCAGGTGTTCGCCAGCCTGCGTGGCCAGGCGCGCGCACCGGTGTGGTCGGTGCCGGCCGCCCAGCCGCGACCCGCACGGGAAGTGGAACCGCTTATCTGCCTGCTCGACCCGGCCTTGCAGAACGACTTCCGCCGCAGCGTGCGGGTGTTCGAGCGCGATGTGCCGCTGTTGCTGCGCGGCGAGACCGGCTGTGGCAAGGAGGCCTTTGCCCAGGCCGTGCACCAGGCCAGCGAGCGGCGCGGCAAGCCGTTCGTCGCCATCAACTGCGCCTCGATCCCGGAGAGCCTGATCGAGAGCGAACTGTTCGGCTACCGCGGCGGCAGCTTTACCGGTGCGCGCAAGGAAGGCATGCGCGGCAAGCTGCTGCAGGCCGATGGCGGCACCTTGCTGCTGGACGAGATTGGCGACATGCCACTGGCCCTGCAAACCCGCCTGCTGCGCGTGCTGGAGGAGCGCCAGGTGGTGCCGATCGGTGGCGAGCCGCAGGCGGTCGACGTGCGCATTATCAGCGCTACCCACCGAGACCTGCTGGAACGGGTGGAGCAGGGCAGTTTCCGCGAGGACCTGTATTACCGGCTTAATGGCCTGGAAGTGGCATTGCCTGCGGTGCGCGAGCGCAGTGACAAGGCGCAGTTGCTGGACTTTCTGCTGCGTCAGGAGGCGCAGGGAGAACCGATCGATATCGAGCCCAGGGCACGGCAGGCACTGCTCGACTTCGCCTGGCCGGGCAACGTGCGGCAGATGCGCAACGTGCTGCGTACCCTGGTGGCACTTTGCGAAGACTCCCGCATCATGTTCCCGGATCTTCCCGCCATTCTCCGCAACGGCACCGTCCCTGCAGGAGCGGCCTTGTGTCGCGAAAGGGCCGCAGAGCGGCCCCAGGGTCCCAGCCGCGCCGACCAATTTGCAGGGGTTGCTTCGCAGCCCGATCGCGACACAAGGCCGCTTCTACAGGATGCGGAGCGGCAAGCATTGTTGGAGACGCTAGAGGCAAAACACTGGCACCTCACCCGTGTCGCCGAGCACTTGGGCATCAGCCGCAATACCTTGTATCGAAAACTGCGCAAACACGGCATCACCAGGGCCGACTGAGCGAAACATCTGGTGCGATTTGTCGCGCCCTGGGCTACCCTGCCTCGATGTTTTGCGAGGTCGACCATGCATATTCACA
Encoded here:
- a CDS encoding DedA family protein, whose translation is MDFNPLDLILHLDAYLDLLVTNYGPWIYAILFTVIFCETGLVVMPFLPGDSLLFIAGAVAAGGGMDPLLLAGLLMAAAILGDSTNYVIGRTAGERLFNNPNSKIFRRDYLQRTHDFYERHGGKTVTMARFLPILRTFAPFVAGIAHMHYPRFLGFSVAGSLLWVGGLVTLGYFFGNVPFIKQHLSLMVVGIIILSLVPMILGLLRGRLGRTAKAH
- a CDS encoding GNAT family N-acetyltransferase gives rise to the protein MRIIKATLEHLDLLTPMFVKYREFYGQLPYPDSSRSFLEKRLKRDESVIYLALPDDDDGKLLGFCQLYPSYSSLSLKRVWILNDIYVAEDSRRMLVADHLMREAKKMAKETNAVRMRVSTSADNEVAHKTYESIGFREDNEFKSYILPISQD
- the eutC gene encoding ethanolamine ammonia-lyase subunit EutC, whose product is MDHRTPTPDNPWLALRNLTPARIALGRTGTSLPTGAQLDFQFAHAQARDAVHLAFDHAGLATQLSDRGRESLVLHSAASDRNQYLQRPDLGRRLNEDSVAALRQHAQANPGGVDLAIVVADGLSALAVHRHTLPFLARFEEQAAADGWTSAPVVLVQQGRVAVADEVGELLGARMTVMLIGERPGLSSPDSLGLYFTYAPKVGLTDAYRNCISNIRLEGLSYGMAAHRLLYLMREACRRQLSGVNLKDEAEVHSLESEHSTGQKGNFLLGKG
- a CDS encoding ethanolamine ammonia-lyase subunit EutB, with product MASFVHTVGHLVYRFDSLKEVMAKASPARSGDYLAGVAASNDGERVAAQMALANIPLTHFLNEALIPYEDDEVTRLIIDTHDAQAFAPVSHLTVGGLRDWLLSEEANEDSLRNLAPGLTPEMAAAVSKIMRVQDLVLVAQKIRVVTRFRGTMGLRGRLSTRLQPNHPTDEPAGIAASILDGLLYGNGDAMIGINPATDSIASICALLEMLDAIIQRYDIPTQACVLTHVTTSIEAINRGVPLDLVFQSIAGTEAANAGFGINLNVLQEGYEAGLSLKRGTLGQNLMYFETGQGSALSTNAHHGVDQQTCETRAYAVARHFKPFLVNTVVGFIGPEYLYNGKQIIRAGLEDHFCGKLLGVPMGCDICYTNHAEADQDDMDTLLTLLGVAGINFIMGIPGSDDIMLNYQTTSFHDALYARQTLGLKPGPEFEAWLARTGIFTQADGRVRFGDNLPPAFRQALAQLA
- the eat gene encoding ethanolamine permease, translated to MPSDHSAGSPAGSSVDFEKVGSDYFQQRELKKGAAGWVLLVGLGVAYVISGDYAGWNFGLAQGGWGGMFLATLLMATMYLCMCFSLAELSSMIPTAGGGYGFARSAFGPWGGFLTGTAILIEYAIAPAAIAVFIGAYCQSLFGIGGWMIYLAFYIVFIGIHIFGVGEALKLMFIITAIAAIALAVFLVSMVPHFDAANLFDIAKTDAVGASSFLPFGYVGVWAAIPYAIWFFLAVEGVPLAAEETKNPKRDLPRGLIGAMLVLLAFALLILVVGPGGAGSEALKASGNPLVEALSKAYGGSTWMGGFVNLVGLAGLIASFFSIIYAYSRQIFALSRAGYLPRKLSETNKSKAPVLALIIPGIIGFALSLTGQGDLLILVAVFGATLSYVLMMAAHITLRIRRPKMERPYRTPGGIFTSGLALVLACIAVVAGFLVDPRVVIGAAVIYAVLIAYFAFYSRHHLVAGTPEEEFAAIQKAEEALH
- the exaC gene encoding acetaldehyde dehydrogenase ExaC — translated: MRYAHPGTEGAKVSFKSRYGNYIGGEFVPPVKGQYFENTSPVNGKLIAEFPRSTAEDIDKALDAAHAAADAWGRTSVQDRSNVLLKIADRIEQNLELLAITETWDNGKPIRETLNADIPLAVDHFRYFAGCIRAQEGGAAEINEGTVAYHIHEPLGVVGQIIPWNFPILMAAWKLAPALAAGNCVVLKPAEQTPLGITVLLEVIGDLLPKGVLNVVQGFGREAGEALATSKRIAKIAFTGSTPVGSHIMKCAAENIIPSTVELGGKSPNVYFEDIMQAEPSFIEKAAEGMVLAFFNQGEVCTCPSRALVQESIYPQFMEVVMKKVLQIKRGDPLDTDTMVGAQASQQQFEKILSYLDIAQKEGAELLTGGKVEKLEGSLATGYYIQPTLLKGNNKMRVFQEEIFGPVVSVTTFKDEAEALAIANDTEFGLGAGVWTRDINRAYRMGRGIKAGRVWTNCYHLYPAHAAFGGYKKSGVGRETHKMMLDHYQQTKNLLVSYDINPLGFF
- a CDS encoding sigma-54-dependent Fis family transcriptional regulator gives rise to the protein MQSNHFSRHAQQVHTVAHGGAGEGGSDPSIARSWLRCLEDYHLDPSVIEAPVVLEHGRLLESRERLRQVLQIADHEMNSLHQQLSGAGHAVLLTDARGVILNCVSAPTERRSFERAGLWLGADWSEAREGTNGIGTCLVERQALTIHQNEHFRGRHTGLTCSASPVFDPHGELLAVLDVSSARPDVSRQSQFHTMALVNLSAKMIESCYFLRHFEQQWLLRFHLQAESVGLFSEGLLAFDGDGRICAVNQSALNLLGTVRGGVLGKPLERFFACSHDELFSRATPGGSTAWPLHTLDGRQVFASLRGQARAPVWSVPAAQPRPAREVEPLICLLDPALQNDFRRSVRVFERDVPLLLRGETGCGKEAFAQAVHQASERRGKPFVAINCASIPESLIESELFGYRGGSFTGARKEGMRGKLLQADGGTLLLDEIGDMPLALQTRLLRVLEERQVVPIGGEPQAVDVRIISATHRDLLERVEQGSFREDLYYRLNGLEVALPAVRERSDKAQLLDFLLRQEAQGEPIDIEPRARQALLDFAWPGNVRQMRNVLRTLVALCEDSRIMFPDLPAILRNGTVPAGAALCRERAAERPQGPSRADQFAGVASQPDRDTRPLLQDAERQALLETLEAKHWHLTRVAEHLGISRNTLYRKLRKHGITRAD